Proteins encoded by one window of Myxococcales bacterium:
- the uvrA gene encoding excinuclease ABC subunit UvrA, giving the protein MAELDHIQITGAREHNLKHVDVAIPKKKLVVLTGVSGSGKSSLAFDTLYAEGQRRYVESLSAYARQFLGRLEKPRFDSIRGLSPAVSIEQKTTNTNPRSTVGTITEISDYLRVLFARVGVQHCHRCGATVTAQTPERIAKTLLGHPKGTRVVLLAPLLVNRKGEHRELLEDARRLGYVRLRVDGKIVESEGLAALAKRKKHHVEAVIDRLVVGPGLQGRLTGSVEQALRAGGGSLLAMLPGGDQSFSEKAACTHCDISFPELSPPAFSFNSPQGMCPDCNGLGTRVAIDPARIVPDENKSVDEGAVVPWGAGASKKIGWVHGFIGQILKLMGVPVDTPWKKLSARHRQAILFGTGETKYRAAWKSKSGKGSLDVTWEGVIPRMMRRFSTTQSDWSKRWYAQFMGDAECHTCNGTRLRVESAAVKLTGRSIVELSALTVTDAVAFFDKLALRGASAEIAAEVLKEIRSRLGFLASVGLGYLSLDRAGPTLSGGESQRIRLASQVGSDLTGVIYILDEPSIGLHQRDNRRLLDTLERLRDIGNTVVVVEHDEDTIRAADHVIDFGPGAGVNGGEVVFAGSPKALEKSRRSLTGAYMAGRARIEVPKKRRQPTGQLVLRGAAANNLKQLDVSFPLGVMTCVTGVSGAGKSTLVTDILYPALAEKLHGAEHKPGAFRALEGINQLDKVIDIDQHPIGRTPRSNPATYIKVFDEIRSFFAALPEARMHGFEPGRFSFNVKGGRCEACEGDGVRQIEMHFLADVFVKCEECEGRRFNQATLAVRYKGKSIADVLELTVSEAIELFAAHPKVRDPLKLLAEVGVDYLHLGQPSPTLSGGEAQRIKLARELSRRATGKTLYILDEPTTGLHFDDVKKLLGVLSRLVDAGNSVVVIEHNLDVIKTADHVIDLGPEGGPGGGKLVAQGTPEQVAKMKASDTGKYLRGVLG; this is encoded by the coding sequence ATGGCGGAGCTCGATCACATCCAGATCACTGGTGCGCGGGAGCACAACCTCAAGCACGTCGACGTCGCCATTCCGAAGAAGAAGCTGGTCGTCTTGACCGGCGTCTCCGGCTCCGGCAAATCGAGCCTCGCCTTCGACACCTTGTACGCCGAAGGACAGCGTCGTTACGTCGAGTCGCTCTCGGCGTACGCACGCCAGTTTCTGGGGCGCCTGGAGAAACCACGCTTCGACTCGATCCGCGGGCTGTCTCCCGCGGTCAGCATCGAGCAGAAGACCACCAACACGAACCCGCGCTCCACGGTCGGCACCATCACCGAGATCTCGGACTACCTGCGGGTGCTGTTTGCCCGGGTGGGCGTTCAGCACTGCCACCGCTGCGGAGCGACGGTCACGGCGCAGACCCCCGAACGCATTGCCAAGACGCTGCTTGGGCACCCCAAGGGCACGCGCGTCGTGCTGCTCGCGCCCTTGCTCGTGAATCGCAAAGGGGAACACCGAGAGCTGCTGGAGGACGCGCGGCGACTCGGTTACGTGCGCCTGCGGGTCGATGGGAAAATCGTCGAGAGCGAAGGCTTGGCTGCGCTCGCCAAGCGCAAGAAACACCACGTCGAGGCGGTGATCGATCGCCTGGTCGTGGGCCCCGGCCTGCAAGGCCGGCTGACGGGCTCCGTCGAACAGGCGCTGCGCGCCGGCGGCGGCTCACTCCTCGCGATGCTGCCGGGCGGTGACCAGTCCTTCTCGGAGAAGGCTGCCTGTACCCACTGCGACATCTCGTTCCCCGAGCTGAGCCCGCCCGCCTTCAGCTTCAACAGCCCCCAAGGCATGTGCCCAGACTGCAACGGCCTCGGGACGCGGGTTGCGATCGATCCAGCGCGAATCGTGCCCGATGAGAACAAGAGCGTCGACGAAGGTGCCGTGGTGCCCTGGGGTGCCGGGGCGTCGAAGAAGATCGGCTGGGTGCACGGCTTCATCGGTCAGATCTTGAAGTTGATGGGCGTGCCGGTGGACACACCCTGGAAGAAGCTGAGCGCCAGACATCGGCAGGCGATCCTGTTCGGTACGGGCGAGACCAAGTACCGCGCGGCGTGGAAGAGCAAATCCGGCAAGGGCAGCCTGGACGTCACCTGGGAGGGTGTGATCCCGCGCATGATGCGGCGCTTCTCGACCACCCAGAGTGATTGGTCGAAGCGCTGGTACGCGCAGTTCATGGGAGACGCCGAGTGCCACACCTGCAACGGCACGCGGCTCAGGGTCGAGAGCGCCGCGGTGAAGCTCACCGGGCGCAGCATCGTCGAGCTGTCGGCGCTGACGGTCACGGACGCTGTGGCTTTCTTCGACAAACTCGCGCTCAGAGGGGCCAGCGCCGAGATCGCCGCCGAGGTGCTCAAGGAGATCCGCAGCCGTTTGGGATTTCTGGCCTCGGTCGGGCTCGGTTATCTGTCGCTCGACCGCGCCGGCCCCACGCTCTCGGGCGGGGAGTCGCAGCGCATTCGCCTGGCCAGCCAGGTCGGCAGCGACCTGACGGGAGTGATCTACATCCTGGACGAACCGAGCATCGGCCTGCATCAGCGCGACAACCGCCGGCTGCTCGACACGCTCGAGCGCTTGCGCGACATCGGCAACACGGTGGTGGTCGTCGAGCACGACGAAGACACGATCCGCGCCGCCGATCACGTGATCGATTTCGGCCCCGGTGCCGGGGTGAACGGTGGCGAGGTCGTGTTCGCAGGCAGCCCCAAGGCTCTGGAGAAGAGCCGGCGCTCGCTGACCGGCGCGTACATGGCCGGGCGTGCACGCATCGAGGTTCCGAAGAAACGGCGGCAGCCGACCGGGCAGCTCGTGCTGCGAGGGGCTGCGGCCAACAACTTGAAACAGCTCGACGTCAGCTTCCCGCTGGGTGTGATGACCTGCGTCACCGGAGTGAGTGGTGCCGGCAAGAGCACACTGGTCACCGACATCTTGTACCCGGCCCTGGCCGAGAAGCTGCACGGCGCCGAGCACAAACCCGGAGCGTTCCGCGCGCTGGAAGGCATCAATCAGCTCGACAAGGTCATCGACATCGATCAGCACCCCATCGGGCGCACACCGCGCAGCAACCCGGCGACCTACATCAAGGTGTTCGACGAGATCCGCTCGTTCTTCGCCGCGTTACCCGAGGCGCGAATGCACGGCTTCGAGCCCGGACGTTTTTCGTTCAACGTCAAGGGCGGGCGGTGCGAGGCGTGTGAGGGCGACGGCGTGCGCCAGATCGAGATGCACTTTCTCGCCGACGTGTTCGTGAAGTGCGAAGAGTGCGAGGGGCGGCGCTTCAATCAGGCGACGCTCGCGGTGCGCTACAAGGGCAAGAGCATCGCCGACGTGCTCGAGCTGACGGTGAGCGAGGCCATCGAGCTGTTTGCGGCGCACCCGAAGGTTCGAGACCCGCTGAAGCTGCTGGCCGAGGTCGGCGTCGATTACCTGCATCTGGGCCAGCCTTCGCCGACGCTGTCGGGCGGAGAGGCGCAGCGCATCAAGCTCGCGCGGGAGCTGTCGCGGCGTGCGACCGGCAAGACGCTGTACATCCTAGATGAACCGACGACGGGGCTGCACTTCGACGACGTGAAGAAGCTGCTCGGCGTGCTGTCGCGGTTGGTCGACGCGGGCAACAGTGTGGTGGTCATCGAGCACAACCTGGATGTGATCAAGACCGCAGATCACGTCATCGACCTGGGCCCGGAGGGCGGCCCCGGCGGCGGCAAGCTGGTGGCGCAGGGCACTCCGGAACAGGTCGCCAAGATGAAGGCATCGGACACGGGCAAATACCTGCGCGGCGTGCTCGGTTGA
- a CDS encoding phosphoadenylyl-sulfate reductase, with amino-acid sequence MLDVEALAESLAGAAPGAIVRRALTEHGADLGISFSGAEDVLLIELARQSELPFRVFSLETGRLHPETQRFFGRVEKHYGIRIEYCLPDGAKVQELVRRKGLFSFYEDGHTECCNLRKVEPLKQHLATLSAWLTGQRRDQSPTRAEVPIVQHDPTFVGKGGHKLVKYNPLAEVTLDYVWASIHGFEVPYNELHEKGMTSIGCEPCTRAILPGQHEREGRWWWERANDKECGLHSGKR; translated from the coding sequence ATGCTGGACGTCGAAGCCTTGGCCGAGAGCCTCGCCGGTGCCGCGCCGGGCGCCATCGTGCGGCGCGCGTTGACCGAGCACGGAGCCGACCTGGGCATCAGCTTCAGCGGCGCCGAAGACGTGCTCCTGATCGAGCTGGCCCGGCAGAGCGAGCTGCCTTTTCGGGTGTTTTCCCTGGAGACCGGCCGCCTACACCCGGAGACCCAGCGCTTCTTCGGGCGGGTCGAGAAGCACTACGGCATCCGCATCGAGTATTGCCTGCCGGACGGAGCAAAGGTTCAGGAGCTGGTGCGCCGGAAGGGCCTGTTCTCGTTCTACGAAGACGGCCACACCGAGTGCTGCAACCTGCGCAAGGTCGAGCCGCTGAAGCAGCACCTGGCAACCTTGAGCGCGTGGCTCACCGGCCAGCGTCGGGATCAGAGCCCAACCCGAGCCGAGGTGCCCATCGTGCAGCACGATCCGACGTTCGTGGGCAAGGGCGGACACAAGCTGGTGAAGTACAACCCGCTGGCGGAAGTGACCCTCGACTACGTGTGGGCGAGCATTCACGGCTTCGAGGTCCCCTACAACGAGCTGCACGAGAAGGGCATGACCAGCATCGGATGTGAGCCCTGCACCCGCGCCATCTTGCCCGGTCAGCACGAGCGCGAAGGGCGCTGGTGGTGGGAGCGCGCGAACGACAAAGAGTGCGGGCTTCACTCGGGCAAGCGCTGA
- a CDS encoding PAS domain S-box protein translates to MEKTEAGVTAQIRELEERVRRLEARRIALETEIATTRFSEQSFSSILDTVPDFVVKLSPDGIIHFANRIAPGLTRSQVIGASMYDFLAPEFVEVARECIERVVRSGTPGVYESVGVGPHGKAARYFTRVGPLTRGSEVESLVLVATDVTELLEAQARLSESREKLELAIAASGVGLWSWQLDSDTHAWDPTTLSLFGIGEAPGNTSALLELVHPDDRARLEACARMVRETGHYEDVEYRVVRPDGELRWLMCKGRAELDSAGRAVRLAGGMVDVTERHALQEQLLQAQKMEAVGQLAAGIAHNFNNMLTVMLSSMELAAEKSGDEVASVLESGRHSAQMAAKIVRQLMVFSAKPRHASREVEDLASIVQRTVEMSRTTFGHEVAITVSLASDLPPVRCDAGQIEQALLNVLINARDAFDGRESGSAEIRVSVDRVRGAGESGSEARIKIEDNGCGMPDEVQRRAFEPFFTTKELGRGTGLGLATTYAILREHGGRVACRSTEGVGTRIELFLPSQSATEQPPNKPVAPERCGGRGECVLVVDDESMIRRLLSALLSDAGYVVETAADGIDAIERVREDVNRYAVVLLDQSMPRLAGRAALRAIRALSPSMKVICFSGFPSALEGADAVLEKPVAAEVLLDTLRAVIDERVGFRRSDS, encoded by the coding sequence ATGGAGAAGACGGAGGCGGGGGTGACGGCGCAGATCCGGGAGCTCGAAGAGCGGGTACGCCGCCTCGAGGCCCGGCGCATCGCGCTCGAGACCGAGATCGCGACCACCCGCTTCTCCGAGCAGTCCTTCAGCTCGATCTTGGACACCGTCCCAGACTTCGTCGTGAAGCTGAGCCCCGACGGAATCATTCACTTCGCGAACCGCATCGCCCCCGGACTCACCCGGTCTCAGGTCATCGGGGCGAGCATGTACGATTTCCTCGCGCCCGAGTTCGTCGAGGTCGCCCGGGAGTGCATCGAGCGTGTGGTTCGGAGTGGGACGCCCGGCGTCTACGAAAGCGTGGGGGTTGGACCCCACGGCAAAGCAGCTCGCTACTTCACGCGCGTCGGGCCCCTGACCCGAGGCAGTGAGGTCGAGTCGCTGGTGCTGGTCGCGACCGACGTCACGGAGCTGCTGGAGGCCCAGGCGCGCCTCAGCGAAAGCCGAGAGAAGCTCGAGCTGGCGATCGCCGCGTCCGGCGTCGGACTCTGGAGCTGGCAGCTCGACAGCGACACACACGCCTGGGATCCAACGACCCTCTCCCTGTTCGGGATCGGTGAAGCGCCCGGGAACACGAGCGCACTGCTCGAGCTGGTGCACCCAGACGATCGAGCTCGGCTGGAGGCCTGCGCCAGGATGGTGCGCGAGACAGGACACTACGAGGACGTGGAGTACCGGGTGGTCCGCCCGGACGGTGAGCTCCGCTGGCTGATGTGTAAGGGCCGCGCAGAGCTCGACAGCGCGGGTCGTGCGGTGCGTCTGGCGGGGGGCATGGTCGACGTTACCGAACGCCACGCACTGCAGGAGCAGCTCTTGCAGGCGCAGAAGATGGAAGCGGTGGGGCAGCTGGCCGCAGGCATTGCCCACAACTTCAACAACATGTTGACCGTGATGCTCTCGAGCATGGAGCTTGCGGCTGAAAAGAGCGGAGACGAGGTGGCCAGCGTGCTCGAGAGTGGCAGGCACTCGGCGCAGATGGCCGCCAAGATCGTGCGTCAGTTGATGGTCTTTTCCGCCAAGCCGCGCCACGCCTCGCGCGAGGTCGAAGATCTGGCGAGCATCGTACAACGCACCGTGGAAATGAGCCGCACGACCTTCGGCCACGAGGTCGCCATCACGGTCAGCCTCGCCTCGGATCTCCCCCCCGTACGTTGCGACGCGGGGCAAATCGAGCAAGCGTTGCTCAACGTGCTGATCAATGCTCGTGATGCGTTCGACGGGCGCGAGAGCGGCTCGGCCGAGATCCGCGTCAGCGTGGACCGGGTCCGCGGCGCGGGCGAGTCCGGCTCCGAGGCCCGAATCAAGATCGAAGACAACGGTTGCGGCATGCCAGACGAGGTGCAGCGACGAGCGTTCGAGCCCTTCTTCACGACGAAGGAGCTCGGACGGGGAACCGGACTCGGACTGGCTACCACCTACGCCATCTTGCGCGAGCACGGCGGCCGGGTCGCCTGTCGCTCGACCGAAGGGGTGGGGACGCGCATCGAGCTATTTTTGCCATCCCAGTCGGCGACCGAGCAACCGCCAAACAAACCGGTCGCGCCGGAGCGCTGTGGCGGTCGTGGTGAGTGTGTGCTCGTCGTGGACGACGAGTCGATGATCCGTCGGTTGCTCTCGGCGCTGCTCAGTGATGCGGGCTACGTGGTCGAGACCGCCGCGGACGGTATCGACGCCATCGAACGGGTGCGCGAGGACGTGAACCGCTACGCGGTCGTGCTGCTCGATCAATCCATGCCGCGCCTCGCGGGACGCGCAGCGCTGCGTGCGATTCGGGCCCTCAGCCCGAGCATGAAGGTGATCTGTTTCAGCGGCTTCCCCTCCGCCCTCGAAGGCGCGGACGCCGTGCTCGAGAAACCGGTCGCGGCGGAGGTGCTGCTCGACACCCTGCGGGCGGTCATCGACGAACGAGTGGGATTTCGACGCAGCGACTCTTGA
- a CDS encoding GntR family transcriptional regulator, which translates to MLTIEVDFGSQQPVYRQIAEQLRAMVARGELPVGHELPSVRELAGNIGINLNTVAKAYRILADDGLVDLRPGARARVQRVTHARTSEIDEVERQLDDVISRLVLDGRGRDDVSAFLERALARFFERSDG; encoded by the coding sequence GTGCTTACAATCGAAGTCGATTTCGGAAGTCAGCAGCCGGTCTATCGGCAGATCGCTGAGCAGCTCCGGGCCATGGTGGCACGGGGTGAGCTCCCGGTCGGCCACGAGCTGCCGAGTGTGCGGGAGCTCGCCGGCAACATCGGCATCAACCTGAACACGGTCGCCAAGGCGTACCGCATCCTGGCCGATGACGGCTTGGTCGATCTGCGCCCCGGCGCGCGCGCGCGGGTGCAGCGGGTCACCCACGCGCGGACTTCCGAAATCGACGAGGTCGAGCGTCAGCTCGACGACGTGATCAGTCGCCTCGTGCTCGACGGAAGGGGGCGCGACGACGTCAGCGCTTTCCTCGAGCGCGCGCTCGCGCGTTTCTTCGAGCGGTCGGATGGTTGA
- a CDS encoding DUF1648 domain-containing protein — MELPRIILALTLVSVLAGVLLVARADEERVFFMDLGRPLTHADRRRVARVRWVTLSTLAVGVGAALFGPIALAVSLATLLPFVAIGWLLAELVGAVRSATVPTEPRRFRVPLAEAPRAREFVSLPLQIAHVALIALACAGFFFLRSELPGRVPMHFDALGQPNRWGSPGELWVLAAVMLFDYALLWFIVWGAASERWALPSEKPEEYARFALRRRELLVRLVETLMLAVNGCIAITWLSIAIGSLPGNRGLLPAGIVAALALSVLGTVGSLAYFLGPLVRVQAELKKLGGVTLGTHPDGWRWRGLVYFAPDDPALWIPKRYGIGHTLNFARPGAWVFLGFILLLPVIISVATVFMAR, encoded by the coding sequence ATGGAACTTCCTCGCATCATCTTGGCGCTCACTCTGGTGAGCGTGCTCGCGGGCGTGCTGCTCGTCGCTCGCGCCGACGAAGAACGCGTCTTCTTCATGGACCTCGGGCGGCCGCTCACGCACGCCGATCGGAGACGCGTGGCACGCGTGCGCTGGGTCACGTTGTCGACCTTGGCTGTTGGTGTGGGGGCGGCGCTGTTCGGTCCCATCGCCCTGGCTGTGAGCCTGGCGACCCTGCTGCCCTTCGTTGCCATCGGTTGGCTCCTCGCAGAGCTCGTTGGAGCCGTGCGCTCGGCCACCGTGCCGACGGAACCGCGTCGCTTTCGCGTGCCGCTCGCTGAGGCGCCGCGGGCGCGAGAGTTCGTCTCGCTTCCTCTTCAAATCGCGCACGTCGCACTGATCGCCCTCGCGTGCGCGGGCTTCTTCTTCCTCCGCAGTGAGCTGCCCGGGCGTGTGCCCATGCACTTCGATGCGCTGGGGCAACCGAACCGCTGGGGTAGCCCCGGCGAGCTCTGGGTACTCGCCGCCGTCATGCTGTTCGACTACGCGCTCCTCTGGTTCATCGTGTGGGGCGCGGCTAGCGAACGCTGGGCGTTGCCGAGCGAGAAACCGGAAGAGTACGCGCGCTTCGCACTCCGCCGGCGCGAGCTCTTGGTGCGTCTGGTCGAGACTCTCATGCTGGCGGTGAACGGCTGCATCGCCATCACCTGGCTGAGCATCGCGATCGGAAGTTTGCCCGGCAATCGTGGGCTCTTGCCCGCGGGAATCGTTGCGGCGCTCGCGCTCAGCGTGCTGGGTACCGTCGGTTCGCTCGCCTACTTCCTGGGGCCGCTGGTCCGGGTGCAAGCAGAGTTGAAGAAGCTGGGTGGTGTCACACTCGGGACACACCCGGACGGATGGCGTTGGCGCGGTCTCGTCTATTTTGCGCCGGACGACCCCGCGTTGTGGATCCCAAAGCGGTACGGCATCGGTCACACACTCAACTTCGCGCGCCCCGGAGCGTGGGTGTTCTTGGGCTTCATCCTGCTCCTGCCGGTCATCATCAGTGTGGCCACGGTCTTCATGGCTCGTTGA
- a CDS encoding SDR family oxidoreductase, whose amino-acid sequence MSARHSIFAPGLFAGQVAIVTGGGTGIGLEVALELAHLGAKVAIGSRKQENVDAGLLALRAEGAEAVGFVLDVRESESTEAFVAKVLEAFGQVDVLVNNAGGQFPCPAQNLSARGFEAVIRNNLNGLFNMTVATANAAMIPRERGRIVNVIADVARGFPGMVHTGAARAGVDNMTKTLAVEWARFGIRVNACAPGTIRSSGTQQYGEETLELARRATPIKRLGSVEEVSRVIVFLASDANDFVTGSTYYIDGGSSLWGDVWPIEEPKKS is encoded by the coding sequence GTGAGCGCGCGCCACAGCATCTTCGCGCCGGGCCTCTTTGCGGGGCAGGTCGCCATCGTCACCGGGGGCGGCACGGGCATTGGGCTCGAGGTGGCGCTGGAGCTCGCACACCTCGGGGCCAAGGTCGCCATCGGGAGTCGCAAACAGGAGAACGTGGACGCGGGCTTGCTCGCGCTCCGAGCCGAGGGTGCGGAGGCGGTGGGGTTCGTGCTGGACGTGCGGGAGTCGGAGAGCACGGAGGCCTTCGTCGCCAAGGTGCTCGAGGCGTTCGGGCAGGTCGACGTGCTCGTCAACAACGCCGGCGGGCAGTTCCCGTGTCCCGCTCAGAACCTGAGCGCGCGGGGCTTCGAGGCGGTCATTCGCAACAACCTGAACGGCCTGTTCAACATGACCGTCGCAACCGCCAACGCTGCCATGATCCCACGCGAGCGCGGGCGCATCGTGAACGTGATTGCGGACGTGGCGCGAGGCTTCCCAGGCATGGTGCACACCGGCGCCGCGCGCGCCGGCGTCGACAACATGACCAAGACCCTGGCCGTCGAGTGGGCTCGCTTCGGCATCCGAGTGAACGCCTGCGCGCCCGGCACCATTCGCTCGAGTGGCACCCAGCAATACGGAGAAGAGACGCTGGAGCTCGCGCGGCGCGCGACGCCCATCAAACGCCTGGGCAGCGTCGAAGAGGTGAGCCGGGTGATCGTGTTCCTGGCCAGTGATGCCAACGATTTCGTGACAGGCTCCACCTATTACATCGACGGTGGTAGCTCGCTCTGGGGCGACGTGTGGCCGATCGAGGAGCCGAAGAAATCCTGA
- a CDS encoding tetratricopeptide repeat protein → MARYFREQDPTFWTAFTPALAIAALLFVRSPASNYIFDEQEALLANPYVNGGKVGFWEVFHRDFWGLPPERTIGSYRPIPNLIWRLLWHVSHLPWLHHWVNVVIHAVNAAVLASLALAITRRRDVAWLVGGAFVACAVITEAVTGVVGIADVLGGLGVLLALSALRLRIWLMPFAVFLAMSLGLFSKESVIVGVPLIGFAALVWAPALHPRRPWRFVRGLGAFGAALGALVAYTYFRRKFFPVALPADLAEPLVATEPAGKRALHAFMVWFRQPRLPRDPINNPLVNADFPHRVAGALRVYARGLGQVVMPWTLSGDYSFPQEPAPQRVVFPESVIGALGMLAPPVLALWLWLRAWWKERRARLEGLEFPTERLGIGLLVAVGLLWVPIAYFPHSNIPVLLPTVRAERFWYLPVVGTSLVLGGGFAWLLARARYRRWAVAAVAGFFVIQAFKARWHALDYTSDLTFWRATQRSVPRSAKAQLNYSVMVGAHNNDLAKRLELNGEAKRLAPQWPMAHVYYGDTLCRMNKPEEAWPHYVTGFELGPNDPNLIALGMQCLWDHKAIEAHHDELLDLAEKHPGSWLNYFAIEIVYRGEEHKGVEKKYRPRGYDEGPKKD, encoded by the coding sequence ATCGCGCGCTACTTCCGCGAGCAAGACCCGACCTTCTGGACTGCCTTCACCCCGGCGCTCGCCATCGCCGCGCTGCTCTTCGTGCGCAGCCCCGCGTCGAACTACATCTTCGACGAGCAGGAAGCGCTGCTGGCCAATCCCTACGTCAACGGTGGCAAGGTCGGTTTCTGGGAGGTCTTCCATCGGGACTTCTGGGGCCTGCCGCCGGAGCGCACGATCGGATCGTATCGCCCGATCCCAAATTTGATCTGGCGGCTCCTCTGGCACGTGAGCCACCTGCCGTGGCTGCACCACTGGGTGAACGTGGTCATTCACGCGGTGAACGCCGCGGTGCTCGCGAGTCTCGCGCTGGCCATCACCCGTCGCCGAGATGTTGCGTGGCTCGTAGGCGGCGCTTTCGTAGCGTGTGCGGTGATCACCGAGGCCGTGACGGGCGTCGTGGGCATTGCCGACGTGCTGGGCGGGCTCGGTGTGCTGCTCGCCCTGTCGGCGCTGCGACTTCGCATCTGGCTCATGCCCTTCGCTGTCTTCCTGGCGATGAGCTTGGGTCTGTTCAGCAAAGAGAGCGTGATCGTGGGCGTGCCGTTGATCGGGTTCGCGGCCCTGGTCTGGGCGCCGGCACTTCACCCGCGGCGTCCTTGGCGCTTCGTGCGCGGTCTGGGCGCGTTCGGGGCGGCGCTAGGCGCGCTGGTCGCTTACACGTATTTCAGACGCAAGTTCTTCCCCGTCGCGTTGCCCGCGGATCTCGCGGAGCCGTTGGTCGCGACGGAGCCCGCCGGCAAGCGCGCGCTGCACGCGTTCATGGTCTGGTTCCGGCAACCGCGGCTGCCCCGCGATCCCATCAACAATCCGCTGGTGAACGCCGACTTTCCGCACCGGGTTGCGGGTGCGTTGCGTGTGTATGCGCGAGGGCTAGGTCAGGTTGTGATGCCGTGGACTCTGTCCGGCGACTATTCGTTCCCCCAGGAGCCCGCCCCACAACGAGTCGTTTTTCCTGAGAGCGTGATCGGGGCGCTCGGCATGCTGGCGCCCCCGGTGCTGGCATTGTGGCTCTGGCTTCGTGCGTGGTGGAAAGAGCGCCGGGCGCGCCTCGAGGGGTTGGAGTTTCCGACCGAGCGTCTCGGCATTGGGCTCTTGGTCGCGGTGGGTTTGTTGTGGGTTCCCATCGCGTACTTCCCGCACTCGAACATCCCCGTGCTGTTGCCGACGGTGCGCGCGGAGCGGTTCTGGTACCTACCCGTGGTTGGCACGTCGCTGGTGCTCGGCGGTGGTTTCGCGTGGCTCCTGGCCCGCGCACGCTACCGGCGCTGGGCCGTGGCGGCCGTGGCAGGCTTCTTCGTGATCCAGGCGTTCAAGGCGCGCTGGCACGCCCTCGATTACACCAGCGATCTGACATTCTGGCGCGCCACCCAGCGTTCGGTCCCGCGGAGTGCGAAGGCGCAGCTGAACTACTCGGTGATGGTCGGGGCGCACAACAACGACCTGGCGAAGCGTCTCGAGCTCAACGGCGAGGCAAAACGCCTGGCACCCCAGTGGCCCATGGCCCACGTGTATTACGGCGACACGCTGTGTCGCATGAACAAACCGGAAGAGGCCTGGCCGCACTACGTGACGGGCTTCGAGCTCGGGCCCAACGATCCCAACCTGATTGCGCTGGGCATGCAGTGTTTGTGGGACCACAAGGCGATCGAGGCTCACCACGACGAGCTGCTCGATCTGGCGGAGAAACACCCCGGATCCTGGCTCAACTACTTCGCGATCGAGATCGTGTACCGAGGCGAAGAGCACAAGGGCGTCGAGAAGAAGTACCGCCCGCGGGGCTACGACGAGGGGCCGAAGAAGGATTGA
- a CDS encoding recombinase family protein, which produces MSLEVSRLSRNDSDWHHLVYLCRWTGTLIADEHGVYDPSSSADRMVLGIRGQVSELERDSAVHRMVEARWRRARRGEAFTIPPAGYDLDELGQLEMSSDEAVQAAVHRVFHKFEELGAGRQVYLWWREQGLPFPVRRMLPRSHPIVWVPVGYRMIHNMLRHPIYGGAFVFGRSETLRELDPQTQKLSLRRGRRGMVDWPVLIGGPSSGIHLFRNVPQKPGEPARQQRDSSPRRRSSPRSRS; this is translated from the coding sequence ATGAGCCTCGAGGTGTCGCGCCTGTCGCGCAACGATTCCGACTGGCATCACCTCGTGTACCTGTGTCGCTGGACGGGTACGCTGATCGCCGACGAGCACGGCGTGTACGACCCGTCGTCGTCCGCCGACCGCATGGTGCTCGGCATCCGCGGGCAGGTGAGTGAGCTCGAGCGTGACAGCGCCGTGCACCGGATGGTCGAGGCGCGCTGGAGAAGGGCCCGCCGCGGAGAAGCGTTCACGATCCCGCCGGCGGGCTACGACCTCGACGAGCTCGGGCAGCTCGAGATGTCGAGCGACGAGGCAGTTCAGGCCGCCGTGCACCGCGTGTTCCACAAGTTCGAGGAGCTCGGTGCCGGCCGTCAGGTGTACCTGTGGTGGCGCGAGCAAGGCCTGCCGTTTCCCGTGCGTCGCATGTTGCCGAGGTCGCATCCGATCGTCTGGGTTCCGGTCGGCTACCGGATGATCCACAACATGCTGCGCCACCCGATCTATGGCGGCGCCTTCGTCTTCGGACGCAGCGAAACCCTGCGCGAGCTCGATCCGCAGACGCAGAAGCTGTCGCTGCGGCGAGGGCGGCGGGGGATGGTCGACTGGCCCGTCTTGATCGGGGGACCATCATCCGGCATACATCTCTTTCGAAACGTTCCTCAAAAACCAGGAGAGCCTGCGCGCCAACAGCGTGATTCCAGTCCCCGCCGACGAAGCTCACCAAGGAGCCGCTCGTGA